In the Cystobacter fuscus DSM 2262 genome, one interval contains:
- a CDS encoding PH domain-containing protein, which yields MAPTSPPPFDPRGITRPAPVLLRYYTLVSLAALAAFPVVWLVNFFRYETLKYSFGEDGVSMSWGILFRREIHLTYRRIQDIHVTRNILQRWMGLATVSIQTASGSATPEMQIDGLLEFEQLRDFLYTKMRGARGLAEPGAPPALAGAPAAPSDEALVLLRRIAADLAVIAGAPSSRGDSSS from the coding sequence ATGGCCCCAACCTCCCCGCCTCCTTTCGATCCACGCGGAATCACCCGGCCCGCCCCCGTGCTGCTGCGCTACTACACCCTCGTGTCGCTGGCCGCGCTGGCCGCCTTTCCGGTCGTCTGGCTCGTGAACTTCTTCCGGTACGAGACGCTCAAGTACTCGTTCGGCGAGGACGGGGTGTCGATGAGCTGGGGCATCCTGTTCCGGCGGGAGATCCACCTCACCTACCGGCGCATCCAGGACATCCACGTCACCCGGAACATCCTCCAGCGCTGGATGGGATTGGCGACCGTCAGCATCCAGACCGCCAGCGGCAGCGCGACCCCCGAGATGCAGATCGACGGCCTGCTCGAGTTCGAGCAACTGCGTGACTTCCTCTACACGAAGATGCGCGGCGCCCGGGGACTCGCCGAGCCCGGCGCCCCGCCCGCCCTCGCGGGTGCTCCCGCGGCGCCCTCGGACGAGGCCCTCGTCCTGCTGCGGCGCATCGCGGCGGATCTGGCGGTCATCGCCGGCGCGCCCTCGTCCCGAGGGGATTCTTCCTCATGA
- a CDS encoding imm11 family protein produces MRILDRWTFGDPMDGDGQELWHGHLTEGLPISVREPLRIGLYAPGRPLDFSTTALCVPIIHGKVKELLEQLGLDGQMQLFPITVEGQSAPHYLLNLLRVVRCIDDARCEEVAYRTAEDGYEDGIGEYRNVVGMRIDPSKVGDAEIFRPWGWQTNIIVSERVKRAMEESGMTGARFTEV; encoded by the coding sequence ATGCGCATCCTGGACCGATGGACGTTTGGCGATCCAATGGATGGAGATGGTCAGGAACTCTGGCATGGGCATCTGACCGAAGGGCTGCCCATCTCGGTGCGGGAGCCCCTCCGCATCGGGCTGTATGCCCCTGGGCGCCCGCTGGACTTCTCGACCACCGCGCTCTGCGTCCCTATCATCCACGGCAAGGTCAAAGAGCTCCTCGAGCAGCTTGGGTTGGACGGCCAGATGCAGTTGTTTCCCATCACCGTCGAAGGGCAATCAGCGCCCCATTACCTGTTGAACCTGCTTCGAGTCGTTCGCTGTATCGACGATGCGCGATGTGAAGAGGTTGCGTATCGAACCGCTGAGGACGGCTATGAGGACGGAATCGGTGAATACCGTAATGTGGTCGGCATGCGCATCGACCCGAGCAAGGTGGGGGACGCCGAGATATTCCGCCCGTGGGGCTGGCAGACGAACATCATCGTTTCCGAGCGAGTCAAGCGGGCCATGGAGGAGTCCGGGATGACAGGTGCGCGCTTCACGGAGGTCTGA
- a CDS encoding AHH domain-containing protein produces the protein MSPTTLATGQLVKRVLVLYLTVTTACSSHTEATRDDVEPSRAEFSCGMPAEGAFLKPALPLARVEIPPEGGVRLYLPQLDVEPSYQQFTREDARRILQQFHENLAELKQRKRWVASTGTLLALAQEPDSVETVLLMEYTDRYGEPSLPLPDSLRKSPLVMALWLSPKYMPEGIREGAEELFRDPAFLAGVAVSLVAYVTSWAAPEPLFTKTFAVAATVVLVSAFSLAELAHAGGAALKLYQATRGIHTLEEVEEAARYFGRYAGGVTLRVMVTVTSWGVAKVAPKPLPGGLERTWAGLKGLLRLPQRFVLAEGAELVKAATSSTVRVGVKQGVLLMAGVATGATGASLRSACGDGVFNLLGYTWHHLATNKNRISDSRGGPWTPLFEIIFAKAGMSLEDAANKVYLLKHAGPHSEAYHTEIFERISRAVRTCPNKDACRVELTRELNKIADEVCSPGSRLHRLATTP, from the coding sequence ATGAGCCCTACCACTCTCGCAACCGGGCAGCTCGTCAAACGGGTGCTGGTGCTGTACCTCACAGTGACAACCGCCTGCTCCTCCCATACCGAAGCAACGAGGGACGACGTCGAGCCCTCCAGGGCGGAGTTCTCGTGCGGCATGCCCGCAGAGGGGGCTTTCCTCAAACCAGCGTTACCGCTCGCTCGTGTGGAAATCCCACCCGAGGGCGGTGTCCGGCTGTACCTTCCACAATTGGATGTAGAACCCTCGTACCAGCAGTTCACTCGGGAAGATGCCCGGCGCATCCTCCAGCAGTTCCATGAGAACCTGGCCGAGTTGAAGCAGCGCAAGCGGTGGGTGGCATCCACGGGCACCTTGCTCGCCTTGGCACAGGAGCCGGACTCGGTGGAGACGGTTCTCTTGATGGAGTACACCGATCGTTACGGTGAACCCAGCCTCCCTTTGCCAGACTCCCTGCGCAAGAGCCCTCTGGTCATGGCGCTGTGGCTCTCCCCCAAGTACATGCCGGAGGGCATTCGCGAGGGCGCCGAGGAACTCTTCCGCGACCCGGCATTCCTTGCCGGAGTCGCTGTCTCCCTGGTGGCCTACGTCACGTCATGGGCAGCACCCGAGCCGCTGTTCACGAAAACCTTTGCGGTAGCAGCAACGGTCGTGCTCGTGTCAGCCTTTTCCCTGGCCGAACTGGCGCATGCTGGCGGAGCCGCTCTGAAGCTGTACCAGGCAACGCGCGGCATTCATACACTGGAAGAGGTGGAGGAGGCGGCAAGGTACTTCGGTCGGTACGCAGGAGGGGTGACGCTGCGGGTAATGGTCACAGTGACAAGCTGGGGAGTGGCCAAGGTGGCGCCGAAGCCACTCCCGGGTGGGCTGGAGCGGACGTGGGCAGGGCTCAAGGGCCTGCTCCGGTTGCCCCAGCGTTTCGTCCTGGCGGAGGGGGCGGAGCTTGTCAAAGCCGCCACGTCGAGCACGGTGCGCGTGGGCGTGAAGCAAGGAGTGCTCCTCATGGCGGGCGTGGCCACGGGCGCTACCGGTGCCTCGCTCCGCTCCGCATGCGGCGATGGCGTCTTCAATCTGCTCGGTTACACCTGGCATCACCTCGCGACGAACAAGAACAGGATTTCAGACTCACGAGGAGGCCCCTGGACGCCGCTCTTTGAAATCATCTTCGCCAAGGCGGGAATGAGCCTGGAGGATGCCGCGAACAAGGTCTATCTGCTGAAGCACGCGGGACCCCATTCCGAAGCGTACCACACAGAAATCTTCGAGCGCATCAGTAGGGCCGTGCGAACGTGCCCGAACAAGGACGCTTGCAGGGTCGAGTTGACAAGAGAGCTCAACAAGATCGCAGACGAAGTCTGCTCCCCGGGCTCCAGGCTCCACCGATTGGCGACCACGCCATGA
- a CDS encoding serine/threonine-protein kinase — protein MSDTEWPAEEEGAFESSERTATVSERPQSIPREVPASGTTLAGRYTVLQPLGEGGMSIVLAAYDAQLDRRVALKLLRARTEPEDDARSELRMVREAQAMARLNHPNVVAVYDSGRLEDGSFFIAMEYVEGQTLRQWMQERPRPWREVLDSFLAAGRGLAAAHEAGLIHRDFKPDNVLVGRDGRVRVTDFGVARTQALAEASPPSSSRPGAWDSDLTLAGFVVGTPRFLAPEILRGAPADARGDVYSFCVALYEELCGQPVFVGDSDVERTRARFEGRINPPPAHLPAWVMRSVLQGLSVDPLQRPASMSTLLEALSDDPDVRRRERLSRIVRVSAALGLAALAAGGWMQQRDEGPECAHLERELAGIWDDSVRQRVRQALEGTRLDYAPATAERVFQTLEGYTRIWTRMSTEACEAARDQAGEPRSLTVLKEYCLERARGRLRALTGLLGRGSDAELLPRAVEAAQGLPPLEYCADARVLTAAVPPPEDPRVRAQAESLQNEVDKLEALYEAGKYAEGITFGEALLPRVAEVPYPPLRARALYQLAQNLEGAGEFKRAEDRVREAIPLAAEGRDDALHARAWGLLTLLVGDRQGRYQEAQGLTLITSAAASRTEDALARAEALNALGTLWNSDGHYDEAQSSFERAITLWQQVRGPRHPYIAGFHSNIGIALIQRGAYAEALKHIEGAQELWEDVLGPEHPYLIHALISRGMVLWKLGRPGEALAPLERTLALIDKQLGPEHPFRTEPLTLLGSVLADLGRYPEAEEWQQQALALKEKVLGAEHPSIADSLLGMGHLRRLQGRASEALPLLERALTLTRAQESSRAEVQFELAQTLWSLGTAPTRARELASEAHTYWQRLGHPETARTEQWLAAHTAP, from the coding sequence ATGAGCGACACGGAGTGGCCAGCGGAGGAGGAAGGCGCCTTCGAGTCCTCTGAAAGGACGGCGACGGTGTCCGAGCGGCCCCAGTCCATCCCCCGCGAGGTGCCCGCCTCGGGCACGACGCTGGCCGGGCGCTACACCGTGCTGCAACCGCTCGGCGAGGGCGGCATGAGCATCGTCCTCGCCGCCTATGACGCCCAGCTCGACCGGCGCGTGGCCCTCAAGCTGCTGCGCGCCCGCACCGAGCCGGAGGACGATGCCCGCTCGGAGCTGCGCATGGTGCGCGAGGCCCAGGCCATGGCCCGCCTCAACCACCCCAACGTCGTGGCCGTCTACGACTCGGGCCGCCTGGAGGATGGCTCGTTCTTCATCGCCATGGAGTACGTCGAGGGGCAGACGCTGCGACAGTGGATGCAGGAGCGGCCCCGCCCCTGGCGAGAGGTGCTGGACTCCTTCCTCGCCGCGGGGCGCGGACTGGCCGCCGCCCATGAGGCCGGCCTCATCCACCGCGACTTCAAACCCGACAATGTGCTCGTCGGCCGCGACGGACGCGTGCGCGTGACGGACTTCGGCGTGGCGCGCACCCAGGCCCTCGCCGAAGCCTCCCCGCCCTCCTCCTCTCGCCCGGGTGCCTGGGACTCCGACCTCACCCTCGCGGGCTTCGTCGTGGGCACCCCCCGCTTCCTCGCCCCCGAGATCCTGCGCGGTGCCCCGGCCGACGCACGCGGCGATGTCTACTCCTTCTGCGTGGCCCTCTACGAGGAGCTCTGCGGCCAGCCCGTCTTCGTGGGCGACTCGGACGTCGAGCGCACCCGGGCCCGCTTCGAGGGGCGCATCAACCCCCCTCCGGCCCACCTGCCCGCGTGGGTGATGCGCTCCGTCCTCCAGGGCCTGTCCGTCGATCCCCTCCAGCGCCCCGCCTCCATGTCCACACTGCTCGAGGCCCTGTCGGATGATCCCGACGTCCGGCGCCGCGAGCGGCTGAGCCGGATTGTCCGGGTCTCGGCCGCACTGGGACTGGCGGCGCTGGCCGCCGGGGGATGGATGCAACAACGCGACGAGGGGCCGGAGTGCGCCCACCTGGAGCGCGAGCTGGCCGGCATCTGGGACGACTCCGTGCGGCAGCGGGTGCGGCAGGCGTTGGAAGGCACTCGACTGGACTATGCGCCCGCCACCGCCGAACGCGTGTTCCAGACGCTGGAGGGCTACACCCGCATCTGGACGCGGATGAGCACCGAGGCGTGCGAGGCGGCTCGCGACCAGGCCGGAGAGCCACGAAGCCTGACGGTCCTGAAGGAATACTGCCTGGAGCGGGCACGCGGCCGGTTGCGCGCGCTCACCGGGTTGCTCGGCCGGGGCTCGGACGCGGAGCTGCTGCCCCGCGCCGTGGAGGCCGCCCAGGGTCTGCCCCCGCTCGAGTACTGCGCGGATGCCCGGGTGCTCACGGCAGCCGTGCCTCCCCCGGAGGACCCCCGGGTGCGCGCCCAGGCCGAGTCCCTCCAGAACGAAGTGGACAAGCTGGAGGCGCTCTACGAGGCCGGCAAGTACGCCGAGGGCATCACGTTCGGCGAGGCGCTGCTGCCCCGGGTGGCCGAGGTGCCCTACCCCCCACTGCGCGCGAGGGCCCTGTACCAGCTCGCCCAGAACCTGGAGGGCGCCGGGGAGTTCAAGCGCGCCGAGGACCGCGTCCGCGAGGCGATTCCCCTGGCCGCCGAAGGCCGGGACGACGCACTGCACGCCCGGGCCTGGGGCCTGCTGACGTTGCTGGTGGGCGACCGGCAGGGCCGCTACCAGGAGGCGCAGGGCCTGACGCTGATCACCTCCGCGGCCGCGTCGCGCACCGAGGACGCCCTGGCCCGCGCCGAGGCCCTCAATGCCCTGGGCACCTTGTGGAACAGCGACGGCCACTACGACGAGGCCCAGTCCAGCTTCGAGCGCGCGATCACGCTGTGGCAACAGGTGCGCGGGCCCCGGCACCCCTACATCGCGGGCTTCCACAGCAACATCGGCATCGCCCTGATCCAGCGGGGCGCCTACGCGGAGGCCCTGAAGCACATCGAGGGAGCCCAGGAGCTCTGGGAGGACGTGCTGGGCCCCGAGCATCCCTATCTGATCCACGCCCTCATCAGCCGGGGCATGGTGCTCTGGAAGCTGGGCCGGCCCGGCGAGGCCCTCGCCCCCCTGGAGCGGACACTGGCCCTCATCGACAAGCAACTGGGGCCCGAGCATCCCTTCCGCACCGAGCCGCTGACCCTCCTGGGCTCCGTGCTGGCGGACCTGGGACGCTACCCGGAAGCCGAAGAGTGGCAGCAACAGGCGCTGGCGCTGAAGGAGAAGGTCCTGGGCGCCGAGCACCCCAGCATCGCCGACTCCCTGCTCGGCATGGGGCACCTGCGGCGGCTCCAGGGCCGCGCCTCCGAGGCCCTCCCCCTGCTCGAGCGCGCCCTGACCCTGACACGGGCCCAGGAGTCCTCCCGCGCCGAGGTGCAATTCGAGCTGGCCCAGACGCTCTGGAGTCTCGGGACCGCCCCCACGCGCGCCCGGGAACTGGCCTCCGAGGCCCATACCTACTGGCAACGGCTCGGACACCCCGAGACGGCCCGGACGGAGCAGTGGCTCGCCGCGCATACCGCCCCCTGA
- a CDS encoding carotenoid oxygenase family protein: protein MSVPGKMMRSPGLPPGTRSLDVREGAWPSGLSGHTFVVGPTPLPGLPFFFGPGAVHRLDLAPGEHGLSWHTGHLMTEGLQVLSQLPPELLKDPRFPPLFGPVPNAANTALVPIQDGRMLATFDAGRPVEFDPRALTLLTPVGALREWKVSVPGVVQPLVQTPAHPFFDPFESRLYTLNTTSMPRQGTSLAWSELDTWLCRWDGEGAVHRWHVSGLSFAQYTHEVLATRSFLVWTDSAVYPQEPGERWGLPRTRPQKPYTDIAIVRKRDLLDGARDVEARVVRVPLEGAHIFADYDDDGERLCLWLAHANSVELPTVVAPGDVNAFSGEPVDPSLYGLFTQADLNPFGRYVIHVESGEVESHAQVLDPKLWGLGLFARDQRPDALRAHRVAWLTYSGFEPGALTRRMLNLYGDHPYRVVPVERMPREREPSTLVRVDLEGMRVTDGYTLDAGRIASSPTWIPGEAGGWLQVLVWSERDTEVWLFRADRLSEGPVARLGAEGFQLPYTLHTAWLPALSERTSRYRVDFAEDIGPDYQRLPPPVREAVERVVASQRASVGR, encoded by the coding sequence ATGTCCGTGCCCGGTAAGATGATGCGCTCCCCCGGTCTGCCTCCGGGCACGCGCTCGCTCGACGTGCGGGAAGGCGCCTGGCCCTCGGGGCTCTCCGGCCACACCTTCGTCGTCGGGCCCACGCCACTCCCCGGTCTGCCCTTCTTCTTCGGACCCGGGGCCGTCCACCGCCTGGACCTGGCCCCCGGAGAGCACGGGCTGTCATGGCATACCGGACACCTGATGACCGAGGGACTCCAGGTGCTCTCCCAGTTGCCCCCGGAGCTCCTGAAGGACCCCCGCTTTCCGCCCCTGTTCGGACCCGTTCCCAACGCCGCCAATACGGCCCTGGTGCCCATCCAGGACGGACGCATGCTGGCCACCTTCGACGCGGGCCGCCCGGTGGAGTTCGATCCCCGCGCGCTCACGCTCCTCACCCCCGTGGGAGCCCTTCGCGAGTGGAAGGTCTCCGTCCCCGGCGTCGTCCAGCCACTCGTCCAGACCCCGGCGCACCCGTTCTTCGATCCCTTCGAGTCGCGCCTGTACACCCTCAACACCACGAGCATGCCGCGGCAGGGCACCTCGCTGGCCTGGAGCGAGCTGGACACCTGGCTGTGCCGCTGGGATGGAGAGGGCGCGGTGCACCGCTGGCACGTGAGCGGACTCTCGTTCGCCCAGTACACCCACGAGGTGCTCGCCACGCGCTCGTTCCTCGTGTGGACCGACTCCGCCGTCTATCCCCAGGAGCCCGGCGAGCGCTGGGGCCTGCCCCGCACGCGGCCGCAGAAGCCCTACACGGACATCGCCATCGTGCGCAAACGCGACCTCCTGGACGGGGCGCGCGACGTGGAGGCGCGCGTGGTGCGCGTGCCGCTCGAGGGCGCGCACATCTTCGCGGACTACGACGACGATGGGGAGCGGCTCTGCCTGTGGCTCGCGCACGCCAACTCCGTCGAGCTGCCCACGGTGGTGGCGCCCGGGGACGTGAATGCCTTCTCCGGCGAGCCCGTGGACCCCTCCCTGTATGGCCTCTTCACCCAGGCGGACCTCAATCCCTTCGGCCGGTACGTCATCCACGTGGAGAGCGGCGAGGTGGAGTCTCACGCCCAGGTGCTGGACCCCAAGTTGTGGGGTCTGGGTCTCTTCGCGCGTGACCAGCGGCCGGACGCGCTGCGTGCCCACCGTGTCGCCTGGCTCACCTACTCGGGCTTCGAGCCGGGCGCCCTCACCCGGCGCATGCTGAACCTCTACGGAGACCATCCCTACCGCGTCGTGCCCGTGGAGCGGATGCCCCGGGAGCGTGAACCCTCGACGCTCGTCCGGGTGGACCTGGAGGGCATGCGGGTGACGGATGGCTACACGCTCGACGCGGGGCGCATCGCGTCCTCGCCCACGTGGATTCCCGGGGAGGCGGGGGGCTGGCTGCAGGTGCTCGTCTGGAGCGAGCGGGACACGGAGGTGTGGCTGTTCCGCGCGGACCGGCTGTCGGAGGGGCCCGTGGCGCGCCTCGGGGCGGAGGGCTTCCAACTGCCCTACACCCTGCACACCGCATGGCTCCCCGCATTGAGCGAGCGCACCAGCCGCTACCGGGTGGACTTCGCCGAGGACATCGGCCCGGACTACCAGCGGCTCCCCCCACCCGTTCGCGAAGCGGTGGAGCGGGTGGTGGCGAGCCAGAGGGCCTCGGTTGGCCGGTAA
- a CDS encoding peptidyl-prolyl cis-trans isomerase, FKBP-type domain protein, whose protein sequence is MDPNQKSALPTKKPFAFPMSMPLARRVEKGGPVELPPVTAPSLEGLSVTVPAPEPITAQQIQARFQELARAYATERMRSRTEPIAWGDEVLVNIAGYSNGRLIPFSVRADAWIPLAPAPLLPGLYEELVGHLPGENVLVNITLGEDYPVEALRGQLARFAVQLQAAREVKYPDPSSPEFLKAFGRGNTVEAATRAVLKELEEMTVRLLQLRAQEMVLDEVAARTQVDIPEALVDEEVRRRWGSSEGRAVSDLKLTVKQQEESLQTWLSDEPTRAAARQRLRIGLALSAICARDGVTLTPAKVQEVIQAEATALGVSLEQAIAALREDPQQYARIDQVAWHLMAVGYVMSKAQVRFAGA, encoded by the coding sequence ATGGACCCGAACCAGAAATCCGCGCTGCCCACCAAGAAGCCCTTCGCGTTTCCAATGTCCATGCCGCTGGCGCGCAGGGTCGAGAAGGGCGGTCCGGTGGAGCTGCCTCCGGTGACCGCGCCTTCCCTGGAGGGCCTCTCCGTCACCGTGCCCGCCCCGGAGCCCATCACCGCCCAGCAGATCCAGGCGCGCTTCCAGGAGCTGGCACGTGCGTACGCCACCGAGCGCATGCGTTCGCGCACCGAGCCCATTGCCTGGGGCGATGAGGTGCTGGTCAACATCGCGGGGTATTCGAACGGCCGCCTCATTCCCTTCAGCGTGCGCGCCGATGCCTGGATTCCGCTGGCGCCCGCCCCCCTTCTGCCCGGCCTGTACGAGGAGCTGGTGGGCCACTTGCCAGGGGAGAACGTGCTGGTGAACATCACCCTGGGCGAGGACTACCCCGTCGAGGCGCTGCGCGGTCAGCTCGCGCGCTTCGCCGTCCAGCTCCAGGCCGCGCGCGAGGTGAAGTACCCGGATCCGTCGAGCCCGGAGTTCCTCAAGGCCTTTGGCCGGGGGAACACGGTGGAGGCGGCGACGCGTGCCGTGTTGAAGGAGCTGGAGGAGATGACCGTGCGGTTGCTGCAACTCCGGGCCCAGGAGATGGTGCTCGATGAGGTGGCCGCCCGCACGCAGGTGGACATCCCCGAGGCGCTCGTCGACGAGGAGGTCCGCCGCCGCTGGGGCTCGAGCGAGGGCCGCGCCGTGAGCGACCTCAAGCTCACCGTGAAGCAGCAGGAGGAGTCGCTGCAGACGTGGCTGAGTGACGAGCCCACCCGGGCCGCGGCCCGGCAGCGGCTGCGCATCGGCCTGGCGCTGAGCGCCATCTGCGCGCGCGACGGTGTCACCCTCACTCCGGCCAAGGTGCAAGAGGTCATCCAGGCCGAGGCCACCGCCCTTGGGGTTTCGCTGGAGCAGGCCATCGCCGCCCTGCGCGAGGATCCGCAGCAGTACGCCCGCATCGATCAGGTGGCCTGGCACCTGATGGCGGTCGGGTACGTCATGAGCAAGGCCCAGGTGCGCTTCGCGGGCGCCTGA
- a CDS encoding DNA cytosine methyltransferase: protein MLDLFSGCGGLTLGFVSAGCTSVGGVEIDRDAARSYAWNFHPVHGQPDEYHAYPKSVVDHGPRELLHDLEARSSKKGIDLIVGGPPCPAFTRVGRAKLREVYNHPEAFKHDERATLYIEYLKYVRELKPVALVMENVPDILNWGGHNVGDEICKSLDELGYRCAYTLLNAANYGVPQMRERFFLVAIHKQAGIEPAFPTPTRRYEFPLGYLSSRKVALKKVHSPGNAAAHLWYRPPPQSRLDAPPPVSAEQALADLPELKGHLNGMDRRGRRSLDGNLPYGDEPRNDYAQLMRTWPGYMGVGYLRDHVTRCLTMRDYRLFERMRADQDYPKAYELAEQLFTDALAQHEQRTGEVLRPNSSEYKKLRAEYVPPYDHKKFPNKWRKMAADAPARTLMAHLGKDTYSHIHYDSNQARVISVREAARLQSFPDGFRFSGAMNTAFRQIGNSVPPLLSWAIADQLLLQLEAKSRKPSPEHKLESPTTRRAAVKVA from the coding sequence ATGCTGGACTTGTTCTCCGGCTGTGGTGGGCTGACGCTCGGCTTCGTGAGCGCTGGCTGCACCAGTGTCGGGGGCGTCGAGATCGACAGGGACGCCGCTCGATCCTACGCCTGGAACTTCCACCCCGTACATGGCCAGCCCGATGAGTACCATGCATATCCCAAGAGTGTCGTGGATCACGGGCCACGGGAATTGCTGCATGATTTGGAGGCACGCTCATCTAAGAAGGGAATTGACCTGATCGTAGGTGGCCCTCCTTGCCCGGCATTCACGCGGGTTGGCAGAGCCAAGCTCCGGGAGGTCTACAATCATCCCGAGGCATTCAAGCATGATGAACGTGCGACCCTTTACATTGAGTATCTGAAGTACGTGCGGGAGCTCAAACCTGTAGCGCTTGTCATGGAGAACGTACCAGATATCCTAAACTGGGGTGGCCATAACGTAGGGGATGAAATCTGCAAGTCATTGGATGAACTGGGCTACCGCTGCGCGTATACCCTACTGAACGCCGCAAATTACGGCGTCCCACAGATGCGTGAGCGTTTCTTCCTTGTGGCCATCCACAAGCAGGCGGGTATCGAGCCTGCCTTCCCCACTCCGACGCGACGATACGAGTTCCCATTGGGGTACCTCAGCTCGCGCAAAGTGGCACTGAAGAAAGTTCATTCACCCGGAAACGCCGCAGCGCATTTATGGTATCGCCCGCCTCCGCAGTCCCGCTTGGATGCTCCGCCCCCAGTGAGCGCCGAGCAGGCGTTGGCAGATCTGCCCGAACTCAAAGGGCATCTGAATGGAATGGACCGGCGGGGCCGCCGTAGTCTAGATGGCAACCTGCCCTACGGTGACGAGCCCAGGAATGACTATGCTCAACTCATGCGAACGTGGCCCGGGTACATGGGAGTCGGGTATCTAAGAGACCACGTCACCCGTTGCCTGACCATGCGTGACTATCGACTCTTCGAGCGCATGCGCGCGGATCAAGACTATCCAAAGGCCTACGAACTCGCGGAGCAGTTGTTCACCGACGCTCTCGCCCAACATGAACAGCGCACGGGGGAGGTCCTTCGGCCGAATTCAAGCGAGTACAAGAAGCTCCGTGCTGAGTATGTCCCACCGTATGATCACAAGAAGTTTCCAAACAAATGGCGCAAGATGGCCGCCGATGCGCCGGCCAGAACGCTCATGGCGCACCTGGGCAAGGATACATACAGCCACATCCACTACGACTCAAATCAGGCGCGGGTCATCTCTGTGCGAGAAGCCGCCCGTCTTCAATCCTTCCCCGATGGATTCCGTTTCTCTGGCGCAATGAACACCGCATTCCGCCAGATCGGTAATAGCGTTCCGCCACTCCTATCGTGGGCTATCGCCGATCAACTGCTGCTCCAATTGGAAGCAAAATCAAGGAAGCCCTCTCCAGAGCACAAGCTGGAATCTCCAACGACGCGACGGGCTGCTGTAAAGGTTGCCTGA
- a CDS encoding very short patch repair endonuclease codes for MGLSRSEQMSRIRGRNTSPERLLRSALWRAGLRFRLQSRTPHGRPDVVFAKARVAIFIDGCFWHGCPEHYVRPRTRNEFWSSKLRENVERDRRQTLQLEALGWRVCRFWEHQVFESMLELVETVRSALRDEQWAPYHSWRVIQVDALPGEGDMERRWMEDLRSPEVRHSVEAKRSTKKWKRALNQSGSTL; via the coding sequence ATGGGTTTGAGCCGGTCCGAACAGATGTCACGAATCCGAGGAAGGAACACCTCGCCCGAACGACTCCTACGCTCGGCTTTGTGGAGGGCGGGCCTACGTTTCCGGCTCCAATCCCGGACACCGCATGGGCGCCCGGACGTCGTGTTCGCCAAGGCCCGGGTGGCCATCTTCATAGATGGGTGTTTCTGGCATGGATGTCCCGAGCACTATGTCCGGCCTCGCACGCGCAACGAGTTCTGGTCGTCCAAACTCCGCGAGAACGTCGAGCGGGACCGGCGGCAGACGCTCCAACTGGAGGCCCTCGGTTGGCGCGTCTGCCGCTTCTGGGAGCATCAGGTCTTCGAGTCGATGCTCGAACTCGTGGAGACCGTGCGCTCGGCACTCCGGGATGAACAGTGGGCCCCTTACCATTCATGGCGGGTCATCCAGGTCGATGCGCTCCCGGGCGAAGGAGACATGGAGCGGCGCTGGATGGAGGATCTCCGCAGCCCCGAGGTACGGCATTCGGTAGAGGCTAAAAGGAGCACGAAAAAGTGGAAGCGAGCACTCAATCAGTCCGGTAGCACCCTGTAG
- a CDS encoding PH domain-containing protein yields MKAPLTRQASAWVYQGVWAVLTELFHVPSQPPALPGSQVLAMRPCDGWLRYRKVGFWIGLLATLLPISAGGLVILITRPGLAVAVLVPVFLVILGMSLASYVSLHLGYDTTWYVLSDRALRIRRGVWTIHETTITFDNVQNVKITQGPLQRLFGFSDLVIETAGGGGSGPHQQPEQSSHVGLLQGVEAPSVLREQIMERVRASRSAGLGDEHDTELHPASAPTNWSPAHLEALREISAHVARLRARA; encoded by the coding sequence ATGAAAGCGCCGCTCACGAGACAAGCCTCCGCGTGGGTTTACCAGGGCGTCTGGGCCGTGTTGACGGAGCTGTTCCACGTGCCGAGCCAGCCACCGGCCCTACCCGGGAGCCAGGTCCTGGCGATGCGCCCATGCGACGGCTGGCTGCGCTACCGCAAGGTGGGCTTCTGGATCGGCCTGCTCGCCACGCTGCTCCCGATCTCCGCCGGGGGCCTCGTCATCCTCATCACACGCCCGGGCCTGGCGGTGGCGGTGCTCGTGCCCGTGTTCCTCGTCATCCTTGGCATGAGCCTCGCCAGCTATGTGTCCCTCCACCTGGGCTACGACACCACGTGGTATGTGCTGTCGGACCGCGCCCTGCGCATCCGGCGCGGCGTGTGGACGATCCACGAGACCACCATCACCTTCGACAACGTCCAGAACGTGAAGATCACCCAGGGTCCGCTCCAGCGGCTCTTCGGCTTCTCGGATCTGGTGATCGAAACAGCCGGCGGTGGGGGCAGCGGCCCGCACCAACAGCCAGAGCAGTCCAGCCATGTCGGACTGCTCCAGGGCGTCGAAGCCCCCAGCGTCCTGCGCGAGCAGATCATGGAGCGGGTGCGCGCCTCACGCTCGGCGGGCCTGGGCGACGAGCACGACACGGAGCTTCACCCGGCCAGCGCGCCCACGAACTGGTCCCCCGCGCACCTGGAGGCCCTGCGGGAGATCTCCGCCCACGTGGCGCGGCTGCGCGCCCGCGCGTGA